A single Suricata suricatta isolate VVHF042 chromosome 2, meerkat_22Aug2017_6uvM2_HiC, whole genome shotgun sequence DNA region contains:
- the SLC25A28 gene encoding mitoferrin-2 isoform X1 yields MEQTRMQSLQPDPAARYRNVLEALWRIIRTEGLWRPMRGLNVTATGAGPAHALYFACYEKLKKTLSDIIHPGGNSHIANGAAGCVATLLHDAAMNPAEVVKQRMQMYNSPYHRVTDCVRAVWQNEGASAFYRSYTTQLTMNVPFQAIHFMTYEFLQEHFNPQRRYNPSSHVLSGACAGAVAAAATTPLDVCKTLLNTQESLALNSNITGHITGMASAFRTVYRVGGVTAYFRGVQARVIYQIPSTAIAWSVYEFFKYLITKRQEEWRAGK; encoded by the exons ATGGAACAG ACCCGGATGCAGAGCCTACAGCCTGACCCAGCTGCCCGCTATCGAAATGTGTTGGAGGCACTCTGGAGGATTATAAGAACGGAGGGCCTGTGGAGACCCATGCGGGGGCTAAACGTCACAGCAACAGGCGCAGGGCCTGCGCATGCCCTCTATTTTGCCTGCTACGAAAAGTTAAAAAAGACATTGAGTGATATAATCCACCCTGGGGGCAATAGCCATATTGCCAATG gTGCGGCCGGGTGTGTAGCAACATTGCTGCATGACGCAGCCATGAATCCAGCAGAAG TGGTCAAGCAGAGGATGCAGATGTACAACTCCCCATACCACCGGGTGACGGACTGTGTACGGGCAGTGTGGCAAAATGAAGGGGCCAGCGCCTTTTATCGTAGCTACACCACCCAGCTAACCATGAATGTTCCCTTCCAAGCCATTCACTTCATGACCTATGAATTCCTGCAGGAGCACTTTAACCCCCAGAGACGGTACAACCCCAGCTCCCATGTTCTCTCTGGAGCCTGTGCAGGAGCTGTAGCTGCCGCTGCCACAACCCCACTGGACGTTTGCAAAACACTGCTCAACACCCAGGAATCCCTGGCTTTGAACTCAAACATCACAGGACATATCACAGGCATGGCTAGTGCCTTCAGGACGGTATATCGAGTAGGTGGTGTGACTGCCTACTTCCGAGGGGTACAGGCCAGAGTAATTTACCAGATCCCCTCCACAGCCATTGCATGGTCTGTGTATGAGTTCTTCAAATACCTAATCACCAAACGGCAAGAAGAGTGGAGGGCAGGCAAGTGA
- the SLC25A28 gene encoding mitoferrin-2 isoform X2: protein MQSLQPDPAARYRNVLEALWRIIRTEGLWRPMRGLNVTATGAGPAHALYFACYEKLKKTLSDIIHPGGNSHIANGAAGCVATLLHDAAMNPAEVVKQRMQMYNSPYHRVTDCVRAVWQNEGASAFYRSYTTQLTMNVPFQAIHFMTYEFLQEHFNPQRRYNPSSHVLSGACAGAVAAAATTPLDVCKTLLNTQESLALNSNITGHITGMASAFRTVYRVGGVTAYFRGVQARVIYQIPSTAIAWSVYEFFKYLITKRQEEWRAGK, encoded by the exons ATGCAGAGCCTACAGCCTGACCCAGCTGCCCGCTATCGAAATGTGTTGGAGGCACTCTGGAGGATTATAAGAACGGAGGGCCTGTGGAGACCCATGCGGGGGCTAAACGTCACAGCAACAGGCGCAGGGCCTGCGCATGCCCTCTATTTTGCCTGCTACGAAAAGTTAAAAAAGACATTGAGTGATATAATCCACCCTGGGGGCAATAGCCATATTGCCAATG gTGCGGCCGGGTGTGTAGCAACATTGCTGCATGACGCAGCCATGAATCCAGCAGAAG TGGTCAAGCAGAGGATGCAGATGTACAACTCCCCATACCACCGGGTGACGGACTGTGTACGGGCAGTGTGGCAAAATGAAGGGGCCAGCGCCTTTTATCGTAGCTACACCACCCAGCTAACCATGAATGTTCCCTTCCAAGCCATTCACTTCATGACCTATGAATTCCTGCAGGAGCACTTTAACCCCCAGAGACGGTACAACCCCAGCTCCCATGTTCTCTCTGGAGCCTGTGCAGGAGCTGTAGCTGCCGCTGCCACAACCCCACTGGACGTTTGCAAAACACTGCTCAACACCCAGGAATCCCTGGCTTTGAACTCAAACATCACAGGACATATCACAGGCATGGCTAGTGCCTTCAGGACGGTATATCGAGTAGGTGGTGTGACTGCCTACTTCCGAGGGGTACAGGCCAGAGTAATTTACCAGATCCCCTCCACAGCCATTGCATGGTCTGTGTATGAGTTCTTCAAATACCTAATCACCAAACGGCAAGAAGAGTGGAGGGCAGGCAAGTGA